From a single Fusobacterium pseudoperiodonticum genomic region:
- a CDS encoding acetaldehyde dehydrogenase (acetylating): MDKDLLSIQQVRDLIKAAKVAQKLYSTFTQEQIDRVVYAIVQEMKNHYVDLAKKANEETGFGKWEDKVIKNKFANEFVYDYIKDMKTVGILNETDTVTEVGVPMGIVAALTPSTNPTSTAIYKTLISLKAGNAVIVSPHPNAKNCVIDTVKLMQKAAVAAGAPEGLIGVIEIPTLEGTNELMRSKDTSIILATGGEAMVRAAYSSGRPAIGVGPGNGPAFIEKTANVKEAVRKIIESKTFDNGVICASEQSVIVEPCNKEAVMDEFRRQGGFFLSKEESDKLGKFILRPNGTMNPQIVGKDAQTLAKLAGLNIPSNVKVLLSEQNTVSKTNPYSREKLTTILAFYVEENAEKACERAIELLENEGEGHTLIIHSENKDIIREFALRKPVSRMLVNVGGSLGGVGATTNLAPAFTLGCGAVGGSSTSDNVSPMNLINIRRVAVGVRELSDFKKGSDNSNCCSGTTVNSEVEDMIRRIIAEYRR; encoded by the coding sequence ATGGATAAAGATTTATTATCAATCCAACAAGTAAGAGATTTAATAAAGGCAGCAAAAGTAGCACAAAAACTTTATTCAACTTTTACACAAGAACAAATAGATAGAGTGGTTTATGCAATAGTACAAGAAATGAAAAACCACTATGTAGACCTAGCAAAAAAAGCCAATGAAGAAACAGGCTTTGGAAAATGGGAAGATAAAGTAATTAAAAATAAATTCGCAAATGAATTTGTTTATGACTATATAAAAGATATGAAAACTGTAGGTATCTTAAATGAAACAGATACTGTAACAGAAGTAGGAGTACCTATGGGAATTGTAGCAGCATTAACACCTTCTACAAACCCAACTTCAACAGCAATTTACAAGACTTTAATATCATTAAAAGCAGGAAATGCTGTTATAGTAAGTCCACACCCAAATGCAAAGAATTGTGTTATTGACACAGTTAAATTAATGCAAAAAGCTGCAGTTGCTGCAGGTGCACCAGAAGGATTAATAGGAGTTATAGAAATTCCTACATTAGAAGGAACTAATGAATTAATGAGATCTAAAGACACTTCAATAATTCTTGCAACAGGTGGAGAAGCAATGGTAAGAGCTGCATATAGCTCAGGAAGACCTGCTATTGGAGTTGGACCAGGAAATGGACCTGCTTTCATAGAAAAAACTGCAAATGTTAAAGAAGCAGTAAGAAAAATAATTGAAAGTAAAACTTTTGATAATGGAGTAATCTGTGCTTCTGAACAATCAGTAATCGTTGAACCTTGCAACAAAGAAGCAGTAATGGATGAATTTAGAAGACAAGGAGGATTCTTCTTATCTAAAGAGGAAAGTGACAAACTTGGTAAATTTATTTTAAGACCAAATGGAACTATGAATCCTCAAATAGTTGGAAAAGATGCACAAACTTTAGCTAAATTAGCAGGATTAAATATACCTTCTAATGTAAAAGTATTGTTATCTGAACAAAATACAGTTTCTAAAACAAACCCATATTCAAGAGAAAAATTAACAACAATATTAGCATTTTATGTTGAAGAAAATGCAGAAAAAGCTTGTGAAAGAGCTATAGAATTACTTGAAAATGAAGGAGAAGGACATACTCTTATAATCCACTCTGAAAATAAAGATATTATAAGAGAATTTGCTCTAAGAAAACCTGTTTCAAGAATGCTTGTTAATGTAGGAGGATCACTTGGAGGAGTTGGAGCAACAACTAACCTAGCACCAGCATTCACACTAGGATGTGGAGCAGTTGGAGGAAGTTCAACTTCAGATAACGTAAGTCCTATGAACTTAATAAACATCAGAAGAGTAGCTGTTGGAGTTAGAGAATTATCAGACTTCAAAAAAGGTAGTGACAATTCAAATTGTTGCTCAGG